A region of Flavobacteriales bacterium DNA encodes the following proteins:
- a CDS encoding UvrD-helicase domain-containing protein has protein sequence MSQNKPLKIFRSSAGSGKTYTLVKEYISILLNSKDPLLFKRILAITFTNKAANEMKERVLETLKKLSTGESTDLLDDYLKIVPLSPEKLAQRSHTIFQHIIHHYGEFNVLTIDKFIHRIIRSFTRELGLAMNFELESDVNLFISRSIELLLEEVGNDKDLTQYLIQFSEQLIENSEKGNVEKELKDLSQILMKDDGKTALEELSEFQLSHFISIQDEIKNKIKSLSKEIKSLCLATINLIEQQGISIFDLAGGKRSGFGKYYTSFANNLNIDLVITPAALKNLSDDVWYSKSAKPHIKNAIDSIHSELVQNTTQIVKLFNEYKTQSLFNKNFIGFSLLNSLHKVLKTIKEESNIVFLNDFNEIISTVILNEPAPFIYEKIGNRYRYFLIDEFQDTSKLQWNNLIPLVYDSLANGNKNLIVGDAKQAIYRWRGGDVNQFIHLPRIAGAFRDLAHINRTFESSGAIDQLKNNYRSYQTIVHFNNWLFKNMADLSESEAIKSIYEGIAQDVIKKETGLVSYQILHGGKEEIQPEKIALTLQYIQECLEDGFTYNDIAILVKTNKDGKLIADHLTELNIPVVSSDSVVLASSEEVQFILSFLTTTVNTANEQAILKCLQFLKQEQHLSVIHEQWRVPSEKNESYSQAIDFDGFIKNGYPHYNRSYFNQLNLYDKVIYLLETFQLNRFDPYIDQLLNTIQGYLKRNTSILQDFINYYEEHKNKIAVNSGGNNNAIQISTIHKSKGLQYPVVIIPFADWVDKNNQFKNYTWINPDHIVDYQIPKYIAPINKNTLNHYQLDSVYEKEQAEIVLDNLNLFYVAFTRPEKRMYIISSIGNRASNHVFDKINKLVTNHSAYNPEENHLILGERNKIEDQKIEKPNSPSQGAHVKTWRQHLGLSLDRNALELELSELNEREYGNAVHYIWANILSPDDCSPAIEKAIINGVLPAELRAEVLEDFKACFALPQVQQWYNIPNAEVLNETAIVAETGQSYRPDKIILTSQKKAIVIDYKTGQQRKSHQKQLREYGQLLKELGYSPTLNLLYMKEKEVVVC, from the coding sequence ATGAGTCAAAATAAACCCTTAAAAATATTCCGTTCATCAGCAGGTTCTGGAAAAACCTATACTCTTGTAAAAGAATACATTTCTATTCTTTTAAATAGCAAAGACCCTTTGTTGTTCAAAAGAATTTTAGCAATTACTTTTACCAACAAGGCTGCTAATGAAATGAAAGAAAGGGTATTAGAAACCTTAAAAAAACTTTCTACTGGAGAATCAACAGATTTACTAGATGATTATTTAAAAATAGTTCCGCTATCTCCAGAAAAACTTGCTCAAAGAAGTCATACAATTTTTCAGCATATAATACACCATTATGGAGAATTTAATGTATTAACAATTGATAAATTCATCCACCGAATCATCCGTTCATTCACAAGAGAATTAGGGCTAGCTATGAATTTTGAACTGGAATCTGATGTAAACTTATTCATCAGCCGAAGTATTGAACTATTACTAGAAGAAGTAGGAAATGATAAAGACCTAACTCAATACTTGATTCAATTCTCAGAACAACTGATAGAGAACAGTGAAAAAGGAAATGTAGAAAAAGAATTAAAAGATCTTTCACAAATCTTAATGAAAGATGATGGAAAGACGGCTTTGGAAGAGCTTAGTGAATTTCAACTATCACATTTTATTTCTATTCAAGATGAAATCAAAAACAAAATTAAATCTCTTAGTAAGGAAATAAAAAGTTTGTGTTTAGCGACTATAAACCTTATAGAACAACAAGGAATAAGCATCTTTGATTTAGCAGGAGGTAAAAGAAGTGGGTTTGGAAAATATTATACATCATTTGCAAATAACTTAAATATTGACTTAGTTATTACTCCAGCTGCATTAAAAAATCTATCTGACGATGTTTGGTATTCTAAATCAGCAAAACCACATATTAAAAATGCAATAGATTCGATTCATAGCGAATTAGTTCAAAACACTACTCAAATCGTAAAACTCTTTAATGAGTACAAGACCCAAAGTTTATTCAATAAAAACTTCATTGGCTTTTCGTTACTCAATTCACTACACAAAGTTTTAAAAACAATCAAAGAAGAAAGCAACATTGTTTTCCTTAATGATTTTAATGAAATTATTAGCACGGTTATTTTAAACGAACCTGCTCCTTTTATCTATGAAAAAATCGGAAATAGGTACCGTTATTTTTTAATCGATGAATTTCAAGACACCTCAAAGCTTCAATGGAACAACCTGATTCCATTGGTTTACGACTCTCTTGCTAACGGGAATAAAAACTTAATTGTAGGAGATGCTAAACAAGCAATATACCGCTGGAGAGGAGGGGATGTTAATCAGTTTATTCATTTACCTAGAATAGCGGGAGCTTTTAGGGATTTAGCCCATATCAACCGAACATTTGAATCTTCTGGAGCGATTGATCAACTAAAAAACAATTACCGTTCTTATCAAACAATTGTACATTTTAATAACTGGTTATTTAAAAACATGGCTGACTTATCCGAGTCTGAAGCCATAAAATCAATTTATGAGGGTATAGCTCAAGATGTTATCAAAAAAGAAACCGGTCTGGTCTCTTATCAAATTTTACACGGAGGAAAAGAAGAAATACAACCTGAAAAGATTGCATTAACTCTACAATACATCCAAGAGTGTTTGGAAGATGGTTTTACTTATAATGACATTGCTATATTGGTTAAAACCAATAAAGATGGGAAACTCATTGCTGATCACCTCACAGAATTAAACATCCCTGTTGTCTCTTCTGACAGTGTGGTATTAGCTAGCTCGGAAGAAGTTCAATTTATCCTTTCATTTTTGACCACAACAGTTAATACTGCTAATGAACAAGCTATTTTAAAATGCTTACAATTCCTAAAACAAGAGCAGCATCTTTCCGTCATACACGAACAATGGAGGGTTCCTTCAGAAAAAAACGAAAGTTACTCTCAAGCAATTGACTTTGATGGTTTTATAAAAAATGGTTACCCACACTATAACCGTTCCTATTTTAACCAGCTCAATTTGTATGATAAAGTGATTTATCTACTCGAAACGTTTCAACTCAATCGCTTTGACCCTTATATTGATCAACTCTTAAATACAATTCAAGGGTACCTAAAACGTAACACTTCTATTTTACAAGACTTCATCAATTATTACGAGGAGCATAAAAATAAAATAGCAGTCAATAGTGGTGGTAATAATAATGCAATTCAAATCTCTACTATTCATAAGTCTAAAGGGCTACAATACCCCGTAGTTATCATCCCTTTTGCAGATTGGGTTGATAAGAATAATCAATTTAAAAATTACACCTGGATTAATCCTGATCATATTGTTGATTATCAAATACCTAAATACATTGCTCCCATAAACAAAAACACCCTCAACCATTACCAACTGGATAGTGTTTATGAAAAAGAACAAGCTGAAATCGTCTTAGACAACCTTAACCTTTTTTATGTTGCATTTACACGACCTGAAAAAAGAATGTACATCATTTCTAGCATTGGTAATAGAGCAAGCAATCACGTTTTTGATAAAATCAACAAGTTAGTCACCAACCACAGCGCTTATAATCCAGAAGAAAATCACCTTATTTTAGGAGAACGAAACAAAATTGAGGATCAAAAGATAGAAAAACCTAATTCCCCCTCCCAAGGCGCTCATGTAAAAACATGGAGACAGCATTTAGGTCTAAGCTTAGATCGAAATGCCTTGGAGTTGGAGTTATCTGAACTTAATGAAAGGGAGTATGGAAATGCTGTACATTATATTTGGGCCAATATCCTCTCTCCTGATGATTGTTCCCCAGCAATAGAAAAAGCGATTATTAATGGTGTATTACCAGCGGAATTAAGAGCAGAAGTATTGGAAGATTTTAAAGCTTGTTTTGCATTACCCCAAGTACAACAATGGTATAATATTCCTAACGCAGAAGTACTCAACGAAACCGCTATTGTAGCTGAAACAGGGCAATCTTATCGACCTGACAAAATTATTCTAACCTCCCAAAAAAAGGCCATAGTTATCGATTATAAAACAGGACAACAACGTAAAAGTCATCAAAAGCAGCTTCGAGAATATGGACAACTATTGAAAGAGCTTGGTTATTCTCCTACCCTTAACTTATTATACATGAAAGAAAAGGAAGTGGTTGTTTGTTAA
- a CDS encoding outer membrane lipoprotein carrier protein LolA, whose translation MKQFGILILSLLIGFSSVAQDNPEKDKEAKVILEKLGKKLKGYSTMTIDFKLSIKSADLNESQSGKAFTKGTKFFYTTEDRDVYSDGESVWTHAKEDNECYIDAIEDLDGGINPSEIMTIWEKNFKYKHFGTKDGITEIRLYPTNPKESKYHTVILKINEAKNSIKKITIKTKDAMTVQFSIHKLTPNTSLSDAKFTWNKAKHPGVDEIDNR comes from the coding sequence ATGAAACAGTTCGGTATATTAATATTAAGTTTACTTATAGGCTTTAGTTCAGTTGCACAAGACAACCCGGAAAAAGATAAAGAAGCCAAAGTTATTTTAGAAAAATTAGGCAAAAAACTAAAAGGTTATAGTACAATGACTATAGACTTTAAACTTTCTATCAAAAGTGCTGACCTTAACGAATCTCAATCGGGAAAAGCTTTTACAAAAGGCACTAAGTTCTTTTATACGACAGAAGACAGAGATGTATATAGTGATGGGGAATCAGTTTGGACCCATGCTAAAGAAGATAATGAATGCTACATAGATGCTATTGAAGATTTAGATGGAGGAATTAACCCTTCTGAAATCATGACGATTTGGGAAAAGAACTTTAAATACAAACATTTTGGAACTAAAGATGGGATTACAGAAATTAGATTATACCCAACTAACCCAAAAGAAAGTAAATACCATACTGTTATCTTAAAAATTAATGAAGCAAAAAATAGTATCAAAAAGATTACTATAAAAACTAAAGATGCTATGACTGTACAATTTTCAATTCACAAACTTACTCCTAACACGAGCTTAAGTGATGCTAAATTCACATGGAATAAAGCTAAACACCCTGGAGTTGATGAAATTGACAATAGATAA
- a CDS encoding DNA translocase FtsK, with protein MAKTNQYKDKTATNKKKTTKKSSSKKTEKKESKIVGKVKSFINDDRTQKSVGLVLILSSLYLFICFTSYLFTWKSDYSIIDGKTFGFVFSGDEVVVKNWLGKLGAFTAHKFLKVWFGVSSYVFPFLSFLLGIKILFKITLLPLKKTLKISFVAMVWVSILMAFLFGSPLDFMGGLFGHQIVSTVANIAGTIGAGLFVAFTGYLAVIVLFNPSYEWLGKFVNSINAKDAEFIPEEEKEAINTIKEEEITTDTVSETIDFNVKEPKTKNKVKEVITTPLEIEVEETPLEPTIKEEPTIIKPTETTPPTNDEFEVVVPKEEKVEDNSKDEMEIVIAEDDTTELSKKELNNMVEEFGLFDPKLELSQYQLPNIDLLVDYGDGSPSLNKEELEENKNKIITTLMHYKIEISKIKATIGPTVTLYEIVPAPGVRISKIKNLEDDVALSLAALGIRIIAPMPGKGTVGIEVPNSKPKTVAMRALIASDKFQNSEMQLPVALGKTISNETFVADLAKMPHLLMAGATGQGKSVGLNAILVSILYKKHPSQVKFVLVDPKKVELTLFNKIERHFLAKLPDEEDAIITDTQKVVTTLNSLCVEMDQRYELLKDAYVRNIVEYNEKFVNRKLNPEKGHRYLPYIVLVIDEFADLIMTAGKEVETPIARLAQLARAIGIHLIVATQRPSVNVITGIIKANFPARAAFRVTSKIDSRTILDAGGADQLIGRGDMLFSTGNDLIRLQCGFVDTPEVEKITDMIGSQRAYPEAYKLPEYIDESAEGSAKEIDDQLDGLFEDAAYIIVNQQQGSASLIQRKLKIGYNRAGRIIDQMEATGLIGPHRGSKAREVNIPDVMALDDFLKNLREKGVLGV; from the coding sequence ATGGCCAAAACAAATCAATATAAAGACAAAACAGCTACCAATAAAAAAAAGACGACTAAAAAGTCTTCTAGTAAAAAGACGGAAAAAAAGGAATCTAAAATTGTTGGAAAAGTGAAGTCATTTATAAATGATGATAGAACTCAAAAATCTGTAGGGTTAGTTTTAATTCTTTCTTCCCTTTATTTATTTATCTGTTTTACCTCTTATTTATTCACTTGGAAAAGTGATTATAGCATTATTGATGGAAAAACATTTGGTTTTGTTTTTAGTGGAGATGAAGTTGTTGTAAAAAACTGGCTAGGAAAATTAGGAGCATTTACTGCACATAAGTTTTTAAAAGTATGGTTTGGGGTTAGTTCTTATGTTTTTCCTTTCCTTTCTTTTTTATTAGGGATTAAAATTCTTTTCAAAATCACATTGCTACCATTAAAAAAGACATTAAAAATCAGTTTTGTTGCCATGGTTTGGGTATCTATTCTAATGGCATTTCTATTTGGTTCCCCTCTAGATTTTATGGGAGGATTATTTGGGCACCAAATAGTATCAACTGTAGCCAATATAGCAGGAACTATAGGCGCAGGACTATTTGTTGCTTTTACCGGATATTTAGCTGTGATTGTTTTATTCAATCCTAGTTATGAATGGTTAGGTAAATTTGTAAATTCCATAAACGCAAAAGATGCTGAATTTATTCCTGAAGAAGAAAAAGAAGCCATAAATACTATTAAAGAAGAAGAAATCACAACAGATACCGTTTCTGAGACTATTGATTTTAATGTAAAGGAACCGAAGACCAAAAACAAAGTTAAAGAAGTCATAACTACACCACTGGAAATAGAGGTAGAAGAAACGCCACTTGAGCCAACAATTAAGGAAGAACCTACTATTATCAAACCAACTGAAACAACACCCCCTACAAATGACGAGTTTGAAGTTGTTGTTCCAAAAGAAGAGAAAGTAGAAGACAACAGTAAGGATGAAATGGAAATAGTGATTGCTGAGGACGATACAACAGAGCTTTCCAAAAAAGAACTGAATAATATGGTTGAAGAATTTGGATTATTTGATCCTAAATTGGAACTTTCTCAGTACCAACTGCCCAACATTGACCTATTAGTTGACTATGGTGATGGTAGTCCTAGTTTAAACAAAGAAGAATTAGAGGAAAATAAGAACAAGATTATTACAACTCTAATGCACTATAAGATTGAGATCTCTAAAATTAAGGCCACAATTGGTCCTACAGTTACACTATATGAGATTGTCCCTGCTCCAGGTGTTCGTATTTCTAAAATTAAAAACTTAGAAGATGATGTAGCCTTAAGTTTAGCGGCATTAGGTATTCGTATCATTGCTCCAATGCCAGGAAAAGGTACTGTTGGTATCGAGGTTCCAAACTCAAAACCTAAAACAGTGGCAATGCGAGCTCTAATCGCTTCTGATAAATTCCAAAATTCAGAAATGCAGTTACCTGTAGCACTGGGAAAAACCATTTCTAATGAAACATTTGTTGCCGATTTAGCTAAAATGCCTCACTTATTGATGGCTGGAGCTACAGGACAAGGAAAGTCGGTTGGTTTGAATGCAATATTGGTTTCTATCCTTTACAAAAAACATCCATCTCAAGTTAAATTTGTATTGGTTGATCCTAAAAAAGTAGAGTTAACATTATTCAATAAAATTGAACGTCATTTCTTAGCAAAACTTCCAGATGAAGAGGATGCTATTATTACTGACACTCAAAAAGTAGTAACGACATTAAACAGTTTATGTGTTGAAATGGATCAACGTTACGAACTACTTAAAGATGCTTATGTACGTAATATTGTTGAATACAATGAGAAATTTGTCAACCGTAAACTAAACCCAGAAAAAGGACACCGCTATTTACCATATATTGTTTTGGTTATTGATGAGTTTGCTGATTTAATTATGACCGCAGGTAAAGAAGTTGAAACTCCTATTGCGCGTTTAGCACAGCTAGCCCGTGCAATTGGAATTCATTTAATTGTGGCAACACAAAGACCTTCGGTTAACGTTATTACAGGTATTATAAAAGCCAACTTCCCTGCTCGTGCTGCATTTAGAGTTACGTCTAAAATTGACTCTAGAACAATTCTAGATGCTGGAGGTGCCGATCAATTAATTGGACGAGGGGACATGTTATTCTCTACAGGGAACGATTTAATTCGTTTACAATGTGGATTTGTTGACACACCTGAAGTAGAAAAAATTACCGATATGATTGGTTCTCAACGCGCCTATCCAGAAGCCTATAAACTACCTGAATATATTGATGAAAGTGCAGAGGGAAGCGCAAAAGAAATAGACGATCAATTAGACGGTTTATTTGAAGACGCAGCATACATTATTGTCAATCAACAACAGGGATCTGCTTCATTGATACAACGTAAGTTAAAAATTGGATACAACCGTGCGGGTAGAATTATTGATCAAATGGAAGCAACTGGCTTAATAGGACCACACAGAGGGAGTAAAGCAAGAGAGGTTAATATTCCTGATGTGATGGCTTTAGATGATTTCTTAAAGAATCTGAGAGAAAAAGGAGTTTTGGGAGTTTAA
- a CDS encoding glycosyltransferase family 4 protein encodes MKNKPKIVVFIDWYVPAYKAGGPIRSVYNLVETLKEVFDFYVITSTIDIDGEKLSPIKENEWEYKKGVHILYLSPEAITRKRIKKEVKKIQPFKIYLNSLFSTKFTLLPLQLFRDKYSIVVAPRGMLGKESLAIKASKKKVFLALAKALNLYTKVTWHVSSEIERGEVEAVFGKKTKIKIARNLTLVTDEFTSIPKKKGVLKMLMVGRVVPIKNVHFFLKELRQLAQEAKVEVVIVGPLEDELYYDECRQLIKGLSSNVKVEFKGGLPPIKVVELYKNYHLLVSTSLNENYGHSIAEALTHGRPILVSNNTPWKKLKELGIGANLPLEQGGFAKEIQRFVEMEEGEFETMQKKAKAYALEYLKSEEEIQKSVRLFC; translated from the coding sequence GTGAAGAATAAGCCTAAGATCGTTGTTTTTATTGATTGGTATGTTCCAGCTTATAAAGCAGGGGGACCCATTCGTTCTGTCTACAACTTGGTGGAGACTTTAAAAGAAGTGTTTGATTTTTATGTGATTACTTCTACTATCGATATTGACGGTGAAAAGTTAAGCCCGATAAAAGAAAATGAATGGGAGTATAAAAAAGGAGTGCATATTTTGTATTTGTCTCCAGAAGCAATAACAAGAAAAAGAATAAAGAAAGAGGTAAAAAAGATTCAACCTTTTAAAATTTATTTAAATAGTCTTTTTTCAACTAAATTTACACTGTTGCCATTACAACTGTTTAGGGATAAGTATTCAATAGTGGTTGCTCCTAGAGGGATGTTAGGTAAAGAATCTCTAGCGATTAAAGCTTCCAAAAAAAAGGTTTTTTTAGCACTTGCAAAGGCACTAAATTTATATACTAAAGTTACTTGGCATGTCAGTTCAGAAATAGAGCGAGGTGAGGTTGAGGCCGTTTTTGGTAAAAAAACAAAGATTAAAATAGCTCGTAATTTAACATTAGTTACAGATGAGTTTACTTCTATCCCTAAAAAGAAAGGGGTGTTAAAAATGCTTATGGTTGGCAGAGTTGTGCCAATTAAAAATGTTCATTTTTTTCTAAAAGAATTAAGACAGTTAGCTCAAGAAGCTAAAGTTGAAGTTGTAATTGTAGGACCTCTAGAAGATGAGTTGTATTACGATGAATGTAGACAACTAATAAAAGGACTTTCTTCCAATGTAAAAGTAGAGTTTAAAGGAGGTTTACCACCTATAAAAGTAGTTGAACTGTATAAGAACTATCACCTTTTAGTGAGCACAAGTTTAAATGAAAATTACGGACATTCCATTGCAGAAGCATTAACTCATGGAAGACCAATTTTGGTGAGTAATAACACTCCTTGGAAAAAATTAAAAGAGTTAGGTATAGGAGCTAATTTGCCTCTAGAACAGGGGGGCTTTGCGAAAGAGATACAACGTTTCGTAGAGATGGAGGAAGGGGAGTTTGAGACTATGCAAAAGAAAGCTAAGGCTTATGCTCTAGAGTACCTAAAAAGCGAAGAAGAAATACAAAAATCTGTTCGTTTATTTTGCTAA
- a CDS encoding class I SAM-dependent methyltransferase yields the protein MLEMWNTRYKAQEFAYGKEPNQFFKQQLDLIPTNETILFPAEGEGRNAVYAAIQGHQVYAFDISIEGRNKAQALAKENNTNIDYQVGQLQDLNYTESSFDSIVLIYAHLPTTLKKSFYTELIKLLKPNGRIILEGFSKKHLAYSTQNPEVGGPKNIDMLFSKETITEDFSTLETIFLEETDTILKEGKFHNGKSAVIRYIGQKK from the coding sequence ATGTTGGAAATGTGGAATACTAGATATAAAGCGCAAGAATTTGCTTATGGAAAAGAACCTAATCAATTCTTTAAACAACAGTTAGATTTAATTCCAACTAATGAGACCATCCTTTTTCCAGCTGAGGGCGAGGGCAGAAACGCTGTATATGCAGCAATTCAAGGCCATCAAGTTTATGCCTTTGACATTAGTATTGAGGGTAGAAATAAAGCACAAGCATTGGCGAAAGAAAACAATACCAACATTGATTATCAAGTGGGACAACTTCAAGACCTTAACTATACAGAAAGCTCTTTTGATAGTATAGTTTTAATATATGCTCATCTTCCTACTACACTAAAAAAAAGTTTTTACACTGAACTTATAAAATTACTAAAACCCAATGGCCGCATTATATTAGAAGGTTTCAGTAAAAAGCATTTAGCTTACAGCACTCAAAATCCTGAAGTTGGTGGACCAAAAAATATTGACATGCTGTTTTCTAAAGAAACAATTACAGAAGATTTCTCAACTTTAGAAACGATTTTTCTTGAAGAAACTGACACGATTTTAAAAGAGGGAAAATTCCACAATGGGAAAAGTGCTGTCATTCGTTATATTGGACAAAAGAAATAA
- a CDS encoding MarR family winged helix-turn-helix transcriptional regulator, translating to MKPEETIDFHIRWAWFNISRMYNIEAAKYGGSMAIGYTLLNIDTKEGTPSTKLAPKMGMESRSLTRMIKSLEEKGVIYKKVDENDRRMVRLFLTDLGQDMRNQAISSVLKFNEKIQGEIPKEDLEKTFEVLGKLNQIIDRNNIFNNNEIDK from the coding sequence ATGAAACCTGAAGAAACGATAGATTTTCATATCAGATGGGCTTGGTTTAACATATCAAGGATGTACAATATAGAGGCAGCTAAATACGGAGGTTCAATGGCAATTGGTTATACTTTGTTGAATATAGATACTAAAGAGGGAACACCATCAACGAAGTTGGCGCCTAAGATGGGAATGGAGTCTAGAAGTTTAACTCGAATGATTAAATCGTTAGAAGAGAAAGGAGTGATTTATAAGAAAGTTGATGAGAATGATCGAAGAATGGTTCGTCTTTTTTTAACAGATTTAGGTCAGGATATGAGAAATCAAGCTATTTCTTCAGTGTTAAAGTTCAATGAGAAGATTCAAGGAGAAATCCCGAAAGAAGATTTAGAAAAGACATTTGAGGTGTTAGGAAAGCTAAATCAAATAATTGATAGAAATAATATTTTTAATAATAATGAAATCGATAAATAA